The following proteins are co-located in the Dyadobacter chenwenxiniae genome:
- a CDS encoding muconolactone Delta-isomerase family protein, producing MSQYMVEIQLPAVMSEDFTAKIPAQRKKINEMMEQGRLMSYALSDDYSKLWCVVRADSEFEVMSLVSEFPLIDYMDPKISKLMFNNVVALRLPMFSLN from the coding sequence ATGAGCCAATACATGGTTGAAATTCAACTTCCGGCTGTTATGTCGGAAGATTTTACAGCGAAAATACCTGCTCAGAGAAAGAAAATTAATGAAATGATGGAGCAGGGACGATTGATGTCCTATGCGCTTTCGGATGATTACTCCAAACTCTGGTGTGTGGTGAGGGCGGACAGCGAGTTTGAAGTAATGTCGCTCGTTTCGGAGTTTCCGCTGATTGATTACATGGATCCAAAAATATCCAAACTCATGTTCAACAATGTTGTTGCGCTGAGATTGCCTATGTTTTCTTTGAACTAG
- a CDS encoding outer membrane beta-barrel protein, with amino-acid sequence MMDPSEINNFEDQWRKALKEASEAPPQSVWEGIEARLDQQEDKGLILPIWWQSSKIWYAAASIAALLLVGGGIWYSNSGMKGSKVNHEIAASQNPKAGISAENESTKSSAEIESNADVSADVNKEQLALEESKAESASDAVRNNALRSDSKGATTASRNADAARRSDIKAGSTGNTPAQGPDNALAQVQKPAATAIENKINEDYAAAVTKESTVNDEAVAATESTMALALLPTTPYSDLDIHVQKRYVYFRPDAKIEEPVEPVKHTEYYAALSLMPASFNPNVKVKAAPVGFSGQSLSTRKAVTGSSEAGASYAVQTQGGMKLSKHWSVEMGVSYLKGNSTYEGGGYVMNAFSNKSANVLENAYAGLAPGYAGMNGDKAADFVNNGALYIDVAKTVSNNYHYLQLPVQAGFTIYPEKKFNASILGGMMANFFLSNELESASGEIITTKASDEIYRSMNWAATTGLRFNYRLSTRWNANLTGSYQKSVTSGFRSNQSLESRPYLYGISWGMRYSF; translated from the coding sequence ATGATGGATCCGTCCGAGATAAACAACTTTGAAGATCAGTGGCGAAAGGCTTTGAAGGAAGCCTCCGAAGCTCCTCCTCAATCCGTTTGGGAGGGCATTGAGGCGCGTCTTGATCAGCAGGAAGATAAGGGATTGATACTGCCGATTTGGTGGCAGTCGTCTAAGATATGGTATGCAGCAGCGTCGATAGCAGCACTTCTATTAGTTGGCGGTGGTATATGGTATTCAAATTCAGGCATGAAAGGAAGCAAAGTCAACCACGAAATCGCTGCCAGCCAGAATCCGAAAGCTGGTATTTCTGCTGAAAATGAATCCACTAAAAGCAGCGCCGAAATAGAAAGTAATGCAGATGTAAGCGCTGATGTGAATAAGGAGCAATTGGCGTTGGAGGAAAGTAAAGCTGAAAGTGCTTCGGACGCGGTGAGAAACAATGCATTAAGATCAGATAGCAAAGGAGCAACCACTGCTTCCCGAAATGCTGATGCTGCGAGAAGGTCTGATATAAAAGCAGGAAGCACTGGCAATACGCCGGCTCAGGGCCCGGATAATGCATTGGCCCAGGTTCAAAAACCAGCGGCTACGGCAATTGAAAACAAAATCAATGAAGATTACGCTGCTGCTGTGACAAAAGAGAGCACTGTTAATGATGAAGCAGTCGCTGCAACGGAATCCACAATGGCGCTTGCGTTGTTGCCTACAACGCCTTACAGTGACCTGGACATACACGTGCAAAAACGCTACGTTTATTTTCGCCCAGACGCTAAGATTGAAGAACCCGTCGAACCTGTAAAACACACAGAATACTATGCGGCACTCAGCCTTATGCCGGCCTCTTTTAATCCAAACGTGAAAGTAAAAGCAGCGCCAGTTGGCTTTTCCGGACAATCATTATCGACAAGAAAGGCCGTCACAGGAAGTAGCGAGGCAGGTGCTTCCTACGCCGTGCAAACGCAAGGCGGGATGAAGCTTTCGAAACATTGGTCGGTTGAAATGGGCGTAAGCTATCTGAAAGGAAACTCAACTTATGAAGGCGGGGGCTATGTGATGAATGCATTCAGCAATAAGTCTGCGAATGTTTTGGAGAACGCCTATGCAGGCTTAGCACCTGGTTATGCCGGAATGAATGGAGATAAAGCGGCGGATTTTGTCAATAACGGGGCACTTTACATTGATGTTGCCAAAACGGTGAGCAATAATTATCACTATCTGCAGCTGCCGGTTCAAGCCGGGTTCACTATCTATCCGGAGAAAAAGTTTAATGCTTCCATTCTGGGTGGAATGATGGCCAATTTCTTCCTCAGCAATGAGCTGGAATCGGCATCGGGCGAAATCATAACCACCAAGGCCAGCGACGAAATATACAGAAGCATGAACTGGGCCGCCACTACAGGCTTGCGATTCAATTACAGGCTTTCCACACGCTGGAATGCGAACCTGACGGGATCTTACCAGAAATCTGTGACATCTGGTTTCCGATCTAACCAAAGTTTGGAATCCCGCCCTTATTTGTATGGCATTTCATGGGGAATGCGCTATTCTTTTTGA
- a CDS encoding serpin family protein has translation MNKILKSLLIPGVVASAMIGCTNDNPGPDSVPDPVYPVQIPARISAGTNEFAFNFLHTLQQTEAPEENLFVSPLSLHMALGMLLNGAEQETADEILKALEMEGVSLVDLNNAYKTLINDLPVADSKVKLGLANSLWYRSDFAVKPDFQSVLKNSFNAEATGLPFDNAAKDKINQWASDKTNGKIKKVIEEIKPEHVMFLLNALYFKGDWKYQFDAKNTRDETFKLENGSSKSVKMMYAKSSFKNFSAASYDMVQLPYSNGQFNMTLLVPKGENTVNKMLADFNSSDWEKLRNGTSESKIEVGLPRFTLEYSAQLKATLEKMGIQKAFTSAAELGKINPTADLFVDFVKQDTYLGIDEKGTEAAAVTSIGVGATSAGPNPRIICDRPFALIISENTSNTILFMGRIKSPESK, from the coding sequence ATGAACAAGATTCTTAAATCATTATTAATCCCAGGAGTCGTTGCCAGCGCAATGATCGGCTGTACCAACGACAATCCCGGTCCGGACAGTGTGCCGGATCCGGTGTACCCGGTTCAGATTCCAGCTCGTATTTCAGCAGGAACAAATGAATTTGCATTCAATTTCCTTCACACCTTGCAGCAAACGGAGGCTCCCGAGGAAAATCTCTTTGTATCGCCGCTAAGCCTGCATATGGCACTAGGCATGCTGCTGAATGGGGCCGAGCAGGAAACCGCAGATGAAATTCTTAAAGCCCTTGAGATGGAAGGCGTATCACTGGTGGATCTCAACAATGCTTACAAAACGCTAATTAATGACCTGCCGGTTGCTGATTCCAAAGTTAAACTGGGCCTTGCCAATTCCCTTTGGTATAGAAGCGATTTTGCCGTAAAGCCGGATTTTCAATCGGTTTTGAAGAATTCATTCAATGCTGAAGCGACAGGCCTTCCCTTCGATAATGCGGCCAAAGACAAGATTAATCAGTGGGCGAGTGATAAAACCAATGGTAAGATTAAAAAAGTCATAGAAGAGATCAAGCCTGAGCACGTCATGTTCCTGCTTAATGCATTGTATTTCAAGGGAGACTGGAAATATCAGTTTGATGCGAAGAATACGAGGGACGAAACATTTAAACTGGAAAATGGAAGCAGCAAGTCAGTTAAAATGATGTATGCCAAATCCAGTTTCAAAAATTTCAGCGCCGCCAGTTACGACATGGTGCAGCTTCCCTACTCGAATGGGCAGTTTAATATGACATTGCTCGTTCCAAAAGGAGAAAACACGGTGAATAAAATGCTTGCGGACTTCAATTCCAGTGACTGGGAGAAGTTGCGCAACGGAACATCAGAGTCGAAAATAGAAGTAGGCTTACCCAGATTCACATTGGAATATTCAGCACAATTGAAAGCAACGCTGGAAAAAATGGGCATTCAAAAGGCATTCACATCCGCAGCAGAACTTGGGAAGATTAACCCAACAGCTGACCTGTTTGTAGATTTCGTAAAGCAGGATACTTACTTAGGCATTGATGAAAAAGGAACAGAAGCTGCCGCAGTGACTTCAATAGGCGTTGGTGCCACATCGGCTGGTCCGAATCCGAGGATCATCTGCGACCGCCCGTTTGCTTTAATCATCAGTGAAAATACGTCCAATACAATCCTCTTCATGGGCAGGATCAAGAGCCCAGAAAGTAAATAG
- a CDS encoding RNA polymerase sigma factor gives MTFNEQELVQGCKQRNRTAQRQLYDVFGGKLFAICLRYTKNRTDAEDVLQDAFIKIYENIDSFRNDSPLEYWLRSVVVNTALNHLRQQKYLKDLDDIDLHHNGIADKEVTLGDFQLKQLLEVIQELPPGCQTIFNLYAIEGYQHNEIAQKLGISEGTSKSQYARARGLLQQKLNKEKRFNDGSVRDKQL, from the coding sequence ATGACCTTTAACGAACAGGAACTAGTGCAAGGCTGCAAGCAGCGCAACAGGACTGCCCAAAGACAACTTTATGACGTCTTCGGGGGCAAGCTGTTTGCTATATGCCTGCGCTACACTAAAAACCGGACGGATGCGGAGGATGTTTTACAGGATGCGTTCATTAAGATATATGAAAATATAGATTCTTTCAGGAACGATAGCCCGTTGGAGTATTGGCTCCGTTCTGTAGTAGTGAATACAGCATTAAACCATCTGAGGCAGCAGAAATATTTGAAAGACCTGGATGACATTGATTTACACCATAATGGCATTGCTGATAAGGAAGTAACATTGGGGGATTTTCAGTTGAAACAACTTTTGGAAGTAATACAAGAGTTGCCGCCTGGATGCCAGACTATATTTAACCTGTATGCCATTGAAGGTTATCAGCACAATGAAATAGCCCAAAAATTGGGCATATCAGAAGGAACGTCGAAGTCGCAATATGCGCGGGCAAGAGGACTTCTTCAACAAAAATTGAACAAAGAAAAAAGATTTAATGATGGATCCGTCCGAGATAAACAACTTTGA
- the purU gene encoding formyltetrahydrofolate deformylase: protein MDGPDHKGLIYQVTRILFAHNQNIIRNDEYVSPSKYFFMRTEFEGETDIDKLMEVLKSDLPAGLNLRINPKKKKDIVLMVTKEHHCLGELLIRYAFDELDATILAVISNYNTLQPLVGKFGIPFHFISHENRSREEHEEAILRTLDIYRPEYLVLAKYMRVITPNFVDHFPDKIINIHHSFLPAFIGANPYRQAYERGVKIIGATAHFVNNDLDEGPIIAQDVKSVDHRQTASDMATLGRDTEKGVLSKALKLVFNDRVFIHGNRTIIL from the coding sequence ATGGACGGGCCCGATCATAAAGGCTTGATTTACCAGGTTACCCGCATACTATTTGCTCATAATCAGAACATTATACGCAATGATGAATACGTTAGCCCTTCCAAATATTTCTTCATGCGGACAGAGTTTGAAGGCGAAACAGATATTGACAAACTAATGGAAGTTTTGAAGTCTGACCTGCCAGCCGGACTAAACCTGCGCATTAACCCAAAAAAGAAGAAGGATATTGTACTCATGGTCACCAAGGAGCACCATTGCCTTGGTGAATTGCTGATTCGTTATGCATTTGACGAACTGGATGCGACCATCTTGGCTGTGATCAGCAACTATAACACTTTGCAGCCACTTGTAGGTAAATTTGGCATTCCATTTCATTTTATTTCGCACGAAAACCGTTCGCGGGAAGAGCATGAGGAAGCGATTCTAAGAACATTAGACATTTACCGGCCGGAATATTTGGTTTTGGCAAAATACATGCGCGTGATCACGCCGAATTTTGTAGATCATTTCCCGGACAAGATCATTAACATTCACCATTCCTTTCTTCCGGCGTTCATTGGCGCGAATCCTTACCGCCAAGCTTATGAGCGCGGTGTCAAAATTATTGGAGCCACAGCACATTTTGTAAACAACGATTTAGACGAAGGGCCGATCATTGCGCAGGATGTTAAATCGGTAGATCACAGACAAACTGCATCAGATATGGCTACGCTGGGAAGGGATACTGAAAAGGGAGTTTTGTCGAAGGCTTTGAAGCTCGTTTTCAATGATCGCGTGTTTATTCACGGCAATCGTACCATTATCCTGTAA
- a CDS encoding GAF domain-containing protein produces the protein MAEELLLPTNTDRATVYNALFPQIEALISTESDLIANLANVAAALKEAFGFFWVGFYIVKEGQLVLGPFQGPIACTRIAFDKGVCGASYSQKKTLIVPDVEEFPGHIACNSASRSEIVLPVFHRNGTVAMVLDVDSDQLDDFSETDARELGKILRLIERKL, from the coding sequence ATGGCAGAAGAACTATTACTCCCTACAAACACCGACAGAGCGACGGTTTACAATGCATTATTTCCTCAAATTGAGGCATTAATAAGTACGGAAAGCGACCTGATCGCCAACCTGGCGAATGTTGCCGCAGCATTAAAAGAAGCATTCGGCTTTTTTTGGGTAGGATTTTATATTGTAAAAGAAGGCCAGTTGGTGCTGGGACCATTTCAAGGGCCTATCGCCTGCACACGCATTGCATTCGACAAAGGTGTCTGCGGAGCGAGTTATAGTCAGAAAAAGACATTAATTGTGCCCGACGTAGAGGAATTCCCGGGTCACATTGCGTGTAATTCGGCTTCCAGATCCGAGATCGTTTTACCCGTTTTTCACCGGAATGGAACCGTGGCAATGGTGTTGGACGTGGATAGTGACCAGCTCGACGATTTCAGCGAAACAGACGCTCGCGAACTGGGGAAAATTCTTAGGCTAATAGAAAGAAAATTGTAG
- a CDS encoding LVIVD repeat-containing protein — MKTNPLLLLVVFAAMCWSCNDQCTETRITRRFTNVTHSLLELRTMVKKESPRSLERPGKMYIKGDYLFVNEIKEGIHIINNKDKSHPEFMTFIRIPGNGDMAVRDNILYADSFSDLLAIDISDPLNPKEIERIKNVFKNGLFDGGTWTLNETTGAINDQNVDLVTETVTVNCEEDVSPGWWGGWFNDSFAQSSFSGSSSSAPSSGGSSGKAGSMARFALYQNFLYTVTQNSLHLFDVKTPSKPKDFSTINFGWGIETIFPHENKLFIGSNTGMFIFDNSNPADPKQLSTFQHGRACDPVVVQDNIAYVTIRTGTFCQGSQNQLDLVDVSNPSSPQLIKSYQMENPHGLSIDSPTLFLCEGAHGLKVFDVKDKFKIDKNLLAHFKDMDAFDVISLGKTLLLIGKDGFYQYDSSDPKDLRLLSKIPVGKAI, encoded by the coding sequence ATGAAAACTAATCCTTTACTCTTGTTAGTTGTTTTCGCTGCAATGTGCTGGTCATGCAATGACCAATGCACGGAGACCCGCATTACCAGACGCTTTACCAATGTTACGCATTCCCTTCTCGAATTGCGGACGATGGTCAAAAAGGAATCTCCGCGATCGTTGGAGCGTCCCGGTAAAATGTACATTAAGGGAGATTATCTGTTTGTAAATGAGATCAAGGAAGGCATCCATATCATTAATAACAAAGATAAGTCACACCCCGAATTTATGACCTTCATTCGTATCCCGGGAAACGGCGATATGGCCGTTCGGGACAACATTTTGTATGCTGATAGTTTTTCGGACCTTCTTGCGATTGACATTAGCGATCCTCTGAATCCAAAAGAAATCGAGCGGATCAAAAATGTTTTCAAAAATGGCCTTTTCGATGGCGGCACCTGGACATTAAACGAGACTACGGGTGCTATTAATGACCAGAATGTGGATTTGGTAACAGAAACAGTGACAGTGAATTGCGAAGAAGATGTTAGTCCCGGCTGGTGGGGTGGATGGTTTAATGACAGCTTCGCCCAATCTTCATTCTCCGGATCATCTTCCTCCGCACCAAGTTCGGGTGGCAGCAGCGGAAAAGCAGGCTCTATGGCGCGGTTCGCGTTGTATCAGAACTTTCTTTACACGGTGACACAAAACAGCCTGCATCTTTTCGATGTTAAAACACCGTCGAAACCGAAGGATTTTTCAACCATCAATTTTGGTTGGGGGATTGAGACCATTTTTCCTCATGAAAACAAGCTTTTCATTGGTTCAAACACCGGAATGTTCATTTTCGACAACAGTAATCCCGCTGACCCAAAACAACTCTCAACATTCCAGCATGGTCGCGCCTGCGACCCGGTGGTGGTGCAGGACAACATTGCCTATGTGACGATCAGGACCGGGACATTTTGTCAGGGATCGCAGAACCAGCTGGATCTTGTGGATGTGAGCAATCCCTCCTCGCCACAGCTAATCAAGAGCTATCAAATGGAGAACCCGCACGGTTTGAGCATTGATTCGCCTACATTGTTCCTCTGTGAAGGTGCACACGGACTGAAAGTTTTTGATGTAAAGGATAAATTCAAAATCGACAAAAATCTGTTGGCTCATTTCAAGGATATGGATGCCTTTGATGTGATCTCATTGGGAAAAACATTACTGCTTATAGGAAAAGACGGATTCTATCAGTACGATTCCAGTGATCCCAAGGATCT